The following DNA comes from Gambusia affinis linkage group LG21, SWU_Gaff_1.0, whole genome shotgun sequence.
CTTCATCTTCAGGTCTTCCGTCACCTCTGCCCGTCAGCCGACCTCCTCCCGACTCCCATTCCCTCCTTCGAAGACCTAGTCTTGAACTGAATTTTCCTTCTCTGCAATCTTTGCTCAGAACCGCTAAAGAGTATATAAAAAGCGGCTTAGCTCCTTCCACGCTCAAATCCTACTCATTTGCatggaaaaaatttaatagGTTTTGTTTATCCCTCAGGATACCCATCTTTCCGGTCCGGATAAACACCGTCGTTGCCTTTTTGACCCACTGTTTCGTGAATTCAGGTTGTAAGCACTCTTACATCCGCAGCCTCCTTGCCggaattaatttctttaatcaACTCCATCAGCCTACTCCTTCGATTAGTCTTTTTTCCAGTCCCGTAATTAAGCTCCTGTTGAAAGGATTCGCTTCCCAGCGTCCAGCACTCCCTGACGACCGCAAACCTATTACTCTCCCTATTTTAAGGGACTTGCTCGTCACGATCAGCTCCAGCCCCTACTCTCCCTACCTCAAGTCTCTCCTCTCAAGCTCCTTCCTTCTGGCTTTTTACGGACTCCTTCGTCTGGGGGAGTTTACAACTCCCAATAACCTCTACGTTCCCTCTAGAGATTTAGCTTTCTCCGATCTAAAGTTCCACCCAGATTATTACAGCTTAGATCTGAAGCATTCTAAAGCCAAAGGCGCATGCACCATCTTCGTAGCACGTATCAATGGCCCCTTTTGCCCCTTTCTGGCTATGTTCAAATTTGCTCTCCTTAGACGAAAGGTTAGCTTCCCCTCCGAAGCCCTTTTCCTCACTCCCGAAGGTAACCCCATGTCCACCACTTGGTTCCTTAAACACCTCAGACTTCTCCTCGCCGCTATCAATCTCCCCCATAAGCAGTTCTCCGGCCACTCCTTCAGAATAGGGGCGGCTACATCCGCAGCCGCTCAGGGAATTTCCTCCACGTCCCTTCAGCAACTCGGCCGCTGGTCATCATCAGCCTATTCGTCTTATATACGCCCTGACCTCTCATCGGTGCTCTCAGTACAACGCTCCCTCAGTGCCTAGGTAAGCACTGTTCAATTCACTGGTGGTGGTTGGTTTATTCCATACGAGCCAGTGCATCTACCTCTGACGTGACCTGACTCGCCTACTGCTCCCACATTcttattttcagatttactttCAGGAGTATTCTCATCTAACGCCCTCATTCTCGTCTCCTCAATCGTGAGTCTAATCCCTTCTCCAGTATTTCATTTCAGTAAGAAGTAGTCTGCACCTCCCACTTCTAACTCCATCTTTTATCTTACTTAATCTATCTATGTCTAACCGTCTCTTTTCTCCTTCACAGCTTCACCAGTTGTTTCACTCCCTTTAGCCG
Coding sequences within:
- the LOC122824662 gene encoding uncharacterized protein PB18E9.04c-like, which produces MSDFESDAPPNSPVASSEAPGPSTMFPARRSVRIASRSVPSSPASILCSRGISLTPGLRPYQVASLAALLPPGDISPSPTPPTSPPLPPTSGKRSRKSSAPPAKRRRGRPPSSQPAPRSPENPEFSAPDPSTHSADPTPEAPGTSSGFYHSSSTPPDQTHVLASTLASSMDSLQRSISSLSALLRSDTPESNTPSRIPIFPVRINTVVAFLTHCFVNSGCKHSYIRSLLAGINFFNQLHQPTPSISLFSSPVIKLLLKGFASQRPALPDDRKPITLPILRDLLVTISSSPYSPYLKSLLSSSFLLAFYGLLRLGEFTTPNNLYVPSRDLAFSDLKFHPDYYSLDLKHSKAKGACTIFVARINGPFCPFLAMFKFALLRRKVSFPSEALFLTPEGNPMSTTWFLKHLRLLLAAINLPHKQFSGHSFRIGAATSAAAQGISSTSLQQLGRWSSSAYSSYIRPDLSSVLSVQRSLSA